One stretch of Lysobacterales bacterium DNA includes these proteins:
- a CDS encoding DUF3297 family protein has protein sequence MSDTPPDRLSVNPRSPFYDEAVLARGIGIRFKGVERNDVEEYCVSEGWVRVAAGRTLDRRGNPITFKHPGPVEPYFKTEAAAATDE, from the coding sequence ATGTCCGACACGCCACCCGATCGCCTCTCCGTCAACCCGCGCAGCCCGTTCTATGACGAGGCGGTTCTGGCACGCGGCATCGGCATCCGCTTCAAGGGCGTCGAGCGCAACGACGTCGAGGAATACTGCGTCAGCGAAGGCTGGGTCCGCGTCGCCGCCGGCCGCACTCTCGACCGCCGCGGCAACCCGATCACCTTCAAGCATCCGGGTCCGGTCGAGCCCTACTTCAAGACCGAAGCCGCTGCCGCGACCGACGAATAG
- the dsbD gene encoding protein-disulfide reductase DsbD: MNTWLHWPRILLTLLALTGAGAPVCAIAEKDLLAVDDAFRLEAEAVAKNRVEFRWKIAPGYYLYKERIKVALADSGSFAANPLQLPAGEVKEDQFFGRMETYRGSATATLSGTAAAGVELLRFKVSYQGCADAGVCYPPQRKEVVVSLPDPARTVAAKTAVEDPTSTAPMNAPAPTPADAPVTAMPLVLPGTAAPVVASAPVVSAPAPLSLPGTAAPSEGVDALPLPEEEAFQVETIALSGTELLARFSMPKDYYLYRNKTGFILEDPKVGDLGAPRWPASRSFDDPEFGRVEVYFDLVEIPITLARKDGAARDIDLRVNLQGCQLDGICYPPMTRILTVSLPAASAAELAAARAAIAPAGTPELRATDAAPAPAEGSADFFADSLRGGNRAFAMLVFLLGGIGLAFTPCVFPMVPILSGIVAGAGAGDNLSTRRAFVLSLVYVLASALVFTIVGVIAGLASQNLQALFQKPWILSSFALVFVALALSMFGFYDLQLPSRWQTKLTTASNRVEGGSLTGVAIMGVLSALIVGPCSGPLLAGAVVYISQTRDPIFGGLALFSLGLGMGLPLLAFGTGAGHWMPRAGRWMELVKVAFGVAFLWLAIWMLERILAPGWVMFLAGILLVGKGVHLHALERLPENPTGWQKTWKAIGLIFVILGVLQFIGMASGARDWSRPLENLGGSRAASGADSGELRFSKAGSNEALDAAIAAATASGKPVLFDFYADWCIECKRMERSTFRDTAVIAAVEGFVLIKADVTEQSEAHVALQQRFGIIGPPATLFFDVAGKELRGERLIGYEDAPAFAARLRRAGS; this comes from the coding sequence ATGAACACCTGGCTGCACTGGCCGCGAATCCTGTTGACCCTGCTCGCGCTGACCGGTGCCGGTGCACCAGTGTGCGCGATCGCCGAGAAGGACCTGCTGGCGGTCGACGATGCCTTCCGGCTCGAAGCCGAAGCGGTGGCCAAGAACCGCGTCGAATTCCGCTGGAAGATCGCGCCCGGCTACTACCTGTACAAGGAGCGCATCAAGGTGGCGCTGGCCGATTCCGGCAGCTTCGCCGCCAACCCGCTGCAATTGCCGGCCGGGGAAGTCAAGGAAGACCAGTTCTTCGGGCGCATGGAGACCTACCGCGGCAGCGCCACCGCCACCCTGTCCGGCACCGCCGCCGCTGGCGTCGAGCTGTTGCGCTTCAAGGTCAGCTACCAAGGCTGCGCCGATGCCGGTGTCTGCTATCCGCCGCAGCGCAAGGAAGTGGTGGTGTCGCTGCCGGACCCGGCGCGCACCGTGGCGGCGAAAACCGCGGTCGAAGACCCGACGTCGACTGCTCCCATGAACGCGCCGGCGCCGACCCCGGCGGATGCACCGGTCACTGCGATGCCGCTGGTACTTCCGGGGACTGCCGCGCCTGTGGTCGCCAGCGCCCCGGTCGTTTCCGCTCCGGCGCCACTCAGCCTGCCCGGAACCGCCGCACCAAGCGAAGGTGTGGACGCGCTGCCACTGCCCGAGGAAGAAGCGTTCCAGGTCGAGACGATCGCGCTCAGCGGCACCGAGCTGCTGGCGCGCTTCAGCATGCCCAAGGACTACTACCTGTACCGCAACAAGACCGGCTTCATCCTCGAAGACCCCAAGGTCGGCGATCTCGGCGCGCCGCGCTGGCCGGCGAGCCGCAGCTTCGATGACCCGGAGTTCGGTCGGGTCGAGGTCTACTTCGATCTGGTCGAGATTCCGATCACCCTCGCGCGCAAGGATGGCGCCGCGCGAGACATCGACCTGCGCGTAAACCTGCAGGGCTGCCAGCTCGACGGCATCTGCTATCCGCCGATGACGCGCATCCTGACCGTATCGCTGCCGGCTGCCAGCGCTGCCGAACTTGCCGCCGCACGCGCCGCGATCGCACCCGCCGGAACCCCGGAATTGCGCGCGACCGACGCCGCGCCGGCCCCGGCCGAGGGCAGCGCCGACTTCTTCGCCGACAGCCTGCGCGGCGGCAATCGCGCCTTCGCGATGCTGGTGTTCCTGCTGGGCGGCATCGGGCTGGCGTTCACGCCCTGCGTGTTCCCGATGGTACCGATCCTGTCCGGCATCGTCGCCGGCGCCGGCGCCGGCGACAATCTCAGCACGCGCCGCGCCTTCGTGCTCTCGCTGGTCTACGTGCTCGCCTCGGCGCTGGTGTTCACCATCGTCGGCGTGATCGCCGGGCTCGCCAGCCAGAACCTGCAGGCGCTGTTCCAGAAGCCGTGGATCCTGAGCAGCTTCGCGCTCGTGTTCGTGGCGCTGGCACTGTCGATGTTCGGCTTCTACGACCTGCAGTTGCCGAGCCGCTGGCAAACGAAACTGACGACGGCCAGCAACCGGGTCGAAGGCGGTTCGCTGACCGGGGTCGCGATCATGGGCGTGCTCTCGGCGCTGATCGTCGGGCCCTGCTCGGGCCCGCTGCTGGCCGGTGCGGTGGTGTACATTTCGCAGACTCGCGACCCGATCTTCGGTGGCCTCGCGCTGTTCTCGCTCGGGCTCGGCATGGGCCTGCCGCTGCTCGCGTTCGGTACCGGCGCCGGCCACTGGATGCCTCGCGCCGGGCGCTGGATGGAACTGGTCAAGGTCGCGTTCGGCGTCGCCTTCCTGTGGCTTGCGATCTGGATGCTGGAGCGCATCCTGGCGCCGGGCTGGGTGATGTTCCTGGCCGGCATCCTGCTGGTCGGCAAGGGCGTGCACCTGCACGCGCTCGAGCGGTTGCCGGAGAACCCGACGGGCTGGCAGAAAACCTGGAAGGCGATCGGCCTGATCTTCGTGATCCTTGGCGTGCTGCAGTTCATCGGCATGGCTTCAGGCGCGCGCGACTGGTCGCGCCCGCTCGAGAACCTGGGCGGTTCGCGTGCGGCGTCCGGTGCCGACAGCGGCGAACTGCGCTTCAGCAAAGCCGGCTCGAACGAGGCGCTGGATGCCGCCATCGCGGCGGCGACTGCCAGCGGCAAGCCGGTGTTGTTCGACTTCTATGCCGACTGGTGCATCGAGTGCAAACGCATGGAGCGCAGCACCTTCCGCGACACCGCGGTGATCGCCGCAGTAGAAGGATTCGTGCTGATCAAGGCCGACGTGACCGAGCAGTCGGAAGCGCACGTCGCGCTGCAGCAGCGCTTCGGCATCATCGGCCCACCGGCGACACTGTTCTTCGACGTCGCCGGCAAGGAATTGCGCGGCGAACGTCTGATCGGCTACGAAGACGCGCCGGCATTCGCGGCACGACTGCGGCGGGCGGGTTCCTGA
- a CDS encoding collagen-like protein, producing MTGTPGPQGPQGPTGPTGPTGPTGPTGPQGPVGPTGADGATGAQGPIGLTGPAGADGATGAQGPIGLTGPAGANGADGATGPAGPAGATGPQGPIGPTGANGADGATGPQGPIGLTGPAGADGATGPQGPIGLTGPAGADGATGPQGPIGLTGSAGADGATGPQGPIGLTGSAGADGATGPQGPIGLTGPAGADGATGPQGPIGLTGPAGADGATGPAGPAGPAGADGATGPQGPIGLTGPAGADGATGPAGADGATGPQGPIGLTGPAGADGATGPAGADGATGPQGPIGLTGPAGADGATGPQGPIGLTGPAGAEGATGPAGADGATGPQGPIGLTGPAGADGATGPQGPIGLTGPAGADGATGPQGPIGLTGPAGADGATGPQGPIGLTGPAGATGPAGANGLDGATGPQGPIGLTGPVGANGLDGATGPQGPIGLTGPAGLTGPAGANGLDGATGPQGPIGATGPAGANGLDGATGPQGPIGLTGPAGANGLDGATGPQGPIGLTGPAGANGLDGATGPQGPIGLTGPAGATGPAGANGVDGATGPQGPIGLTGPAGANGLDGATGPQGPIGLTGPAGATGPAGANGLDGATGPQGPVGLTGPAGATGPAGANGLDGATGPQGPIGLTGPAGATGPAGANGLDGATGPQGPIGLTGPAGATGPAGANGLDGATGPQGPIGLTGPAGATGPAGANGLDGATGPQGPIGLTGPVGANGSDGATGPQGPIGLTGPAGATGPAGANGLDGATGPAGANGLDGATGPQGPIGLTGSAGPAGADGAPGPAGADGATGPAGATGPQGATGLSGHTAALLLGSSYFNVATGNNATTYVGVGESSTSSENKVALPSPIAGTLSQFRLRANNGPDNGGGTQSYTVTLRLNNASTALTCTLSETATSCSDTTNSVTIAAGDALAVLVQESGTGTPLAISVTWSVRVQE from the coding sequence ATGACCGGCACGCCGGGACCCCAAGGACCGCAGGGCCCGACCGGCCCGACCGGCCCGACCGGCCCAACCGGCCCAACCGGGCCGCAAGGACCCGTCGGTCCGACCGGCGCCGACGGCGCCACGGGTGCCCAGGGTCCGATCGGCCTGACGGGTCCGGCCGGCGCCGACGGCGCAACGGGCGCGCAGGGGCCAATCGGGTTGACGGGTCCCGCTGGTGCGAATGGCGCCGATGGTGCGACTGGTCCCGCTGGTCCCGCGGGCGCGACGGGTCCGCAGGGTCCGATCGGCCCGACGGGTGCGAACGGCGCCGACGGCGCGACGGGTCCCCAGGGTCCAATCGGCTTGACCGGTCCGGCGGGTGCCGATGGCGCGACCGGTCCGCAAGGTCCGATCGGGTTGACCGGTCCGGCAGGTGCCGATGGCGCAACGGGTCCGCAAGGCCCGATTGGGTTGACTGGTTCGGCAGGCGCCGATGGTGCGACGGGTCCGCAAGGCCCGATTGGGTTGACTGGTTCGGCAGGCGCCGATGGTGCGACGGGTCCGCAAGGCCCGATCGGGTTGACCGGTCCGGCAGGCGCCGATGGTGCGACGGGTCCGCAAGGCCCGATCGGGTTGACCGGTCCGGCAGGTGCTGACGGTGCGACCGGTCCGGCGGGTCCTGCTGGTCCGGCAGGCGCCGACGGCGCGACGGGTCCGCAAGGCCCGATTGGGTTGACTGGTCCGGCCGGTGCCGATGGCGCGACCGGTCCGGCAGGCGCCGATGGCGCGACGGGTCCCCAGGGTCCGATTGGCTTGACGGGCCCAGCGGGTGCCGATGGAGCGACCGGTCCGGCGGGTGCCGATGGCGCGACGGGTCCGCAGGGACCGATCGGCTTGACCGGTCCGGCAGGCGCCGACGGCGCGACGGGTCCGCAAGGCCCGATTGGGTTGACTGGTCCGGCCGGTGCCGAAGGCGCGACCGGTCCGGCAGGCGCCGATGGCGCGACGGGTCCGCAAGGCCCGATCGGCTTGACCGGTCCGGCAGGCGCCGATGGCGCGACGGGTCCGCAAGGCCCGATTGGGTTGACTGGTCCGGCAGGCGCCGATGGTGCGACGGGTCCGCAAGGTCCGATTGGGTTGACTGGTCCGGCCGGTGCCGATGGCGCGACCGGTCCGCAGGGTCCGATTGGCCTGACCGGTCCTGCTGGCGCGACCGGTCCTGCCGGCGCGAATGGCTTGGATGGTGCGACTGGCCCGCAGGGCCCGATCGGCTTGACCGGTCCTGTCGGCGCGAATGGTTTGGACGGCGCGACGGGTCCGCAGGGTCCGATTGGCCTGACCGGTCCTGCTGGCTTGACCGGTCCTGCCGGTGCGAATGGTTTGGACGGCGCGACGGGTCCGCAGGGTCCGATTGGCGCGACCGGTCCTGCCGGCGCGAATGGCTTGGATGGTGCGACCGGTCCGCAGGGCCCAATCGGCTTGACCGGTCCTGCCGGCGCGAATGGCTTGGATGGTGCGACCGGTCCGCAAGGTCCGATTGGCCTGACCGGTCCTGCCGGCGCGAATGGCTTGGATGGCGCGACTGGCCCGCAGGGTCCGATTGGCCTGACCGGCCCTGCTGGCGCGACCGGTCCTGCCGGCGCGAATGGCGTGGATGGTGCGACCGGTCCGCAGGGTCCGATTGGCCTGACCGGTCCTGCCGGTGCGAATGGTTTGGACGGCGCGACGGGTCCGCAGGGTCCGATTGGCCTGACCGGTCCTGCTGGCGCGACCGGTCCTGCCGGTGCGAATGGTTTGGACGGCGCGACTGGCCCGCAAGGTCCGGTTGGCCTGACCGGTCCCGCTGGCGCAACCGGTCCTGCCGGCGCGAATGGCTTGGATGGCGCGACTGGCCCGCAGGGTCCGATTGGCCTGACCGGTCCCGCTGGCGCGACCGGTCCTGCCGGCGCGAATGGCTTGGATGGTGCGACCGGTCCGCAGGGTCCGATTGGCCTGACCGGTCCTGCTGGCGCGACCGGTCCTGCCGGCGCGAATGGCTTGGATGGTGCGACCGGTCCGCAGGGTCCGATTGGCCTGACCGGTCCCGCTGGCGCGACCGGTCCTGCCGGCGCGAATGGCTTGGATGGCGCGACTGGCCCGCAGGGCCCGATCGGCTTGACCGGTCCTGTCGGCGCGAATGGCTCGGACGGCGCGACTGGCCCGCAAGGTCCGATTGGCCTGACCGGTCCCGCTGGCGCGACCGGTCCTGCCGGCGCGAATGGCTTGGACGGCGCAACCGGTCCCGCTGGTGCAAATGGACTGGATGGCGCGACGGGTCCGCAAGGTCCGATCGGGTTGACCGGTTCGGCAGGTCCCGCTGGTGCCGATGGCGCCCCGGGTCCTGCGGGCGCCGATGGTGCGACGGGTCCAGCAGGTGCCACCGGGCCGCAGGGCGCGACGGGCTTGTCGGGACACACCGCTGCGTTGTTGCTCGGCAGTTCCTACTTCAATGTTGCAACCGGAAACAATGCGACGACTTATGTTGGCGTGGGTGAGTCAAGCACGAGCAGTGAGAACAAGGTCGCTTTGCCCTCGCCGATCGCGGGCACGCTGTCGCAGTTCCGTCTCCGAGCGAATAATGGGCCCGACAACGGCGGTGGCACGCAGTCCTACACCGTCACCTTGCGTCTGAACAACGCCAGCACAGCGCTGACCTGCACCCTCTCGGAAACGGCGACCAGTTGCTCCGATACCACCAACTCGGTGACGATCGCCGCAGGAGATGCGCTCGCGGTGCTGGTGCAGGAATCCGGAACCGGCACGCCGCTCGCGATCAGCGTGACCTGGTCGGTCCGGGTCCAGGAGTAG
- a CDS encoding phosphotyrosine protein phosphatase: MKRVLFVCSRNRLRSPTAEQVFATWPGVETASAGTDHDADVALTPELVRWAELIFVMEPMHRDKLRRRFCEALTGQRIVCLNIPDEFALLQPELVALLQRKVPPHLMAR; the protein is encoded by the coding sequence TTGAAACGCGTGCTGTTCGTCTGCAGCCGCAACCGGCTGCGCAGCCCGACCGCAGAGCAGGTATTCGCGACCTGGCCGGGCGTGGAAACGGCTTCGGCGGGTACCGATCACGACGCCGACGTGGCGCTGACGCCGGAGTTGGTGCGCTGGGCCGAGCTGATCTTCGTCATGGAGCCGATGCATCGCGACAAGCTGCGACGGCGCTTTTGCGAAGCACTCACCGGCCAGCGCATCGTCTGCTTGAACATTCCGGACGAATTCGCCTTGCTGCAACCGGAACTGGTCGCGTTGCTCCAGCGCAAGGTGCCGCCGCACCTGATGGCGCGTTAG
- a CDS encoding SET domain-containing protein-lysine N-methyltransferase produces the protein MSKPLIEMRNSAIHGNGVFAIANISEGQEIIEYAGKRLTHARADHRYGGSSITGHTFLFTLNDDYVIDGNQDGNDARWINHSCDPNCRAWKIDAEDGNPKHDRVVIEARRAIDRGEELTYDYGIVLDEPYTRELKAAWACRCGAKTCSGTMLKPKPRKPVKKSR, from the coding sequence ATGAGCAAACCCCTGATCGAAATGCGCAACTCCGCCATCCACGGCAACGGCGTGTTCGCCATCGCCAACATCAGCGAGGGCCAGGAGATCATCGAATACGCCGGCAAGCGCCTGACGCATGCGCGTGCCGACCACCGCTATGGCGGCAGCTCGATCACCGGCCACACCTTTTTGTTCACGCTGAACGATGACTACGTGATCGACGGCAACCAGGACGGCAACGACGCGCGCTGGATCAACCACAGTTGCGACCCGAATTGCCGCGCCTGGAAGATCGACGCCGAAGACGGCAACCCCAAGCACGATCGCGTTGTCATCGAGGCGCGCCGCGCCATCGACAGGGGTGAGGAACTCACCTACGACTACGGCATCGTGCTTGACGAGCCCTACACCCGCGAGCTCAAGGCGGCCTGGGCCTGCCGCTGTGGCGCCAAGACCTGTTCCGGCACCATGCTCAAGCCCAAGCCGCGCAAGCCGGTGAAGAAGTCGCGTTGA
- a CDS encoding uroporphyrinogen decarboxylase, translated as MSNGFAPLANDRFLRALKRQPVDRTPVWIMRQAGRYLPEYRATRARAGSFMSLCQSPELACEVTLQPLARFPLDAAILFSDILTVPDAMGLGLSFAEGEGPRFARPLRSVAEIDALTVPRIDPSLRYVTDAVTLIRRELQGRVPLIGFSGSPWTLACYMIEGGGSEHFERAKALLWNEPAAAHRLLDVLAQSVSAYLQAQLDAGAQTLMIFDTWGGALSADHYREFSLRYMAQIAASLKRGEGDARVPLILYSKGAMGQLEAMADAGADALGLDWTITLDEARRRVGDRVALQGNVDPIVLYAGIDAIRAEARKAVHSFGAQPGHVFNLGHGIHPTINPEHLRALIEAVHNESALLFAARGNSR; from the coding sequence ATGTCGAACGGATTCGCGCCGCTGGCGAACGATCGTTTTCTGCGCGCGCTCAAACGCCAGCCGGTGGACCGCACGCCGGTGTGGATCATGCGCCAGGCCGGCCGCTACCTGCCGGAATATCGCGCGACACGTGCGCGCGCCGGTTCGTTCATGTCCCTGTGCCAGTCGCCCGAACTCGCCTGCGAAGTGACCCTGCAACCGCTTGCGCGTTTCCCGCTCGATGCCGCGATCCTGTTCTCCGACATCCTCACGGTGCCGGATGCGATGGGTCTCGGGCTGTCGTTCGCCGAGGGCGAGGGACCGCGTTTCGCGCGCCCGCTGCGCAGCGTCGCCGAGATCGACGCGCTCACCGTGCCGCGCATCGACCCGTCGCTGCGTTATGTCACCGATGCGGTCACGCTGATTCGCCGCGAGCTGCAGGGGCGCGTGCCGCTGATCGGTTTCTCCGGCAGCCCGTGGACGCTGGCCTGCTACATGATCGAAGGCGGCGGTTCGGAACACTTCGAACGCGCCAAGGCCCTGCTGTGGAACGAACCCGCGGCCGCGCATCGCCTGCTCGACGTGCTCGCGCAGAGTGTCAGCGCCTATCTGCAGGCGCAGCTCGATGCCGGCGCGCAGACGCTGATGATCTTCGATACCTGGGGCGGCGCCTTGTCGGCCGATCACTACCGCGAGTTCTCGCTGCGCTACATGGCGCAGATCGCGGCCTCGCTGAAGCGTGGCGAAGGCGACGCGCGCGTGCCGCTGATCCTGTATTCGAAGGGGGCGATGGGCCAACTCGAGGCGATGGCCGACGCGGGTGCCGATGCGCTCGGGCTGGACTGGACGATCACGCTCGACGAGGCGCGGCGTCGCGTCGGCGATCGCGTCGCGCTGCAGGGCAATGTCGATCCGATCGTGCTCTATGCCGGCATCGACGCCATCCGCGCCGAAGCGCGCAAGGCGGTGCACAGCTTCGGCGCGCAGCCCGGCCATGTGTTCAATCTCGGTCACGGCATCCATCCGACGATCAATCCCGAACACTTGCGCGCGCTGATCGAAGCCGTGCACAACGAGAGCGCCCTGCTGTTCGCGGCGCGTGGAAATTCCCGATGA
- a CDS encoding WGR domain-containing protein: MRIFMQTQSVPNESPRYYHLILQQDLLGGWSLLREWGQTGGRASMKREFYEQRDVAENAMMGVRDQQLRKGFQVMFCQGIEAPAGSRYEP, translated from the coding sequence ATGCGTATCTTCATGCAAACCCAGTCGGTGCCGAACGAGTCGCCGCGCTATTACCACCTGATCCTGCAGCAGGACCTGCTGGGCGGCTGGTCGCTGCTGCGCGAGTGGGGCCAGACCGGCGGCCGCGCCTCGATGAAGCGCGAGTTCTACGAGCAGCGTGACGTCGCCGAGAACGCGATGATGGGCGTACGCGACCAGCAGTTGCGCAAGGGCTTCCAGGTCATGTTTTGCCAGGGCATCGAGGCGCCAGCGGGGTCGCGTTATGAACCTTAG
- the rsmA gene encoding 16S rRNA (adenine(1518)-N(6)/adenine(1519)-N(6))-dimethyltransferase RsmA — translation MNDSPHIARKRFGQNFLHERGIIERILRAIDPQPGERIIEIGPGQGALTWPLLDRIQTLTAIEIDRDLIPRLHAEAPKHGELRIVEADVLTVDFTALAAGGMIRLVGNLPYNISSPILFHALDHAAVIRDMHFMLQKEVVERMAAGHGNKVYGRLSVMLQAYCRVEPLFTVPPGAFTPAPKVDSAIVRLTPKTAAEIPSHDRARLQLLVRHGFSQRRKTLRNALDEVATIDQLQAAGIDPGARAEAIAVADWLKLAAT, via the coding sequence ATGAACGACAGCCCGCATATCGCACGCAAGCGCTTCGGCCAGAATTTTCTGCACGAGCGCGGCATCATCGAGCGCATCTTGCGTGCGATTGATCCGCAGCCGGGCGAGCGCATCATCGAGATCGGCCCTGGCCAAGGCGCGCTGACCTGGCCGCTGCTTGATCGCATCCAGACCCTGACCGCGATCGAGATCGACCGCGACCTGATCCCGCGTCTGCACGCCGAGGCGCCGAAGCATGGCGAGTTGCGCATCGTCGAAGCCGACGTGCTCACCGTCGATTTCACCGCGCTCGCGGCCGGCGGCATGATCCGTCTGGTCGGCAACCTGCCCTACAACATCTCCTCGCCGATCCTGTTCCACGCGCTCGACCATGCCGCGGTGATCCGCGACATGCACTTCATGCTGCAGAAGGAAGTGGTCGAGCGCATGGCCGCGGGCCATGGCAACAAGGTCTACGGGCGCCTGAGCGTGATGCTGCAGGCGTATTGCCGGGTCGAGCCGCTGTTCACGGTGCCTCCGGGCGCATTCACGCCGGCGCCGAAGGTCGATTCGGCGATCGTGCGCCTGACGCCGAAAACCGCGGCGGAAATTCCGTCGCACGACCGTGCCCGCCTGCAGTTGCTGGTGCGGCACGGTTTCTCGCAACGCCGCAAGACCCTGCGCAATGCCCTCGACGAGGTCGCCACCATCGATCAGTTGCAGGCCGCCGGCATCGACCCCGGCGCGCGCGCCGAAGCGATCGCGGTGGCCGACTGGCTGAAGCTCGCCGCGACCTGA
- the pdxA gene encoding 4-hydroxythreonine-4-phosphate dehydrogenase PdxA — protein sequence MTDAVARIAVTAGEPAGIGPELLVRLAQAAHPAQLVAIADPTVLLQAADALDIPLLLQAFDGGAPAVAHAPGRLWVQAVPTARPVHFGRLDLANAGTVIETLRAAAEGAEQRRFDAIVTAPVQKSVLNDAGFAFSGHTEFFADRVACDVVMMLVAGELRVALATTHLPLRAVPDAIRADRLERTIRILHADLGDKFAFAAPRITVLGLNPHAGEGGHLGREELDVIAPVLERLRSEGMVLRGPLPADTAFLPRELAHCDAVLAMYHDQGLPVLKHAGFGHAVNITLGLPYIRTSVDHGTALDLAGCGVADAGSLFAATALAIELVARRRASMPA from the coding sequence GTGACCGACGCCGTCGCACGCATCGCGGTGACGGCCGGCGAGCCGGCCGGCATTGGCCCGGAGTTGTTGGTGCGTCTCGCGCAGGCGGCACATCCGGCGCAGCTGGTCGCGATCGCCGATCCGACGGTGCTGCTGCAAGCCGCCGATGCGCTGGATATCCCCCTGCTGCTGCAGGCGTTCGATGGCGGCGCGCCAGCGGTGGCGCATGCGCCGGGCCGGCTGTGGGTTCAGGCGGTGCCGACCGCGCGGCCGGTGCACTTCGGTCGCCTCGATCTTGCCAATGCCGGAACGGTGATCGAGACGCTGCGCGCCGCCGCCGAGGGCGCCGAGCAGAGGCGTTTCGATGCGATCGTGACCGCGCCGGTGCAGAAGTCGGTGCTCAACGACGCCGGCTTTGCCTTCAGCGGGCACACCGAGTTCTTCGCCGATCGCGTCGCTTGCGACGTGGTGATGATGCTGGTCGCGGGCGAGCTGCGCGTGGCGCTCGCGACCACGCATCTGCCGCTGCGCGCCGTGCCCGATGCGATCCGCGCCGATCGCCTGGAGCGCACGATCCGCATCCTGCACGCCGACCTGGGCGACAAGTTCGCGTTCGCCGCGCCACGCATCACCGTGCTCGGGCTCAATCCGCACGCCGGTGAGGGCGGGCATCTCGGACGCGAGGAACTCGATGTCATCGCGCCGGTGCTCGAACGCCTGCGCAGCGAGGGCATGGTCCTGCGCGGGCCGTTGCCGGCGGACACCGCCTTCCTGCCGCGCGAACTCGCGCACTGCGACGCCGTGCTCGCGATGTATCACGACCAGGGCCTGCCGGTGCTCAAGCACGCCGGCTTCGGCCACGCCGTGAACATCACGCTGGGCCTGCCCTACATCCGCACCTCGGTCGATCACGGCACCGCGCTCGACCTTGCCGGTTGTGGCGTGGCCGATGCCGGCAGTCTGTTCGCGGCCACGGCACTGGCGATCGAACTGGTCGCGCGCCGGCGTGCGAGCATGCCGGCATGA